One Oryza brachyantha chromosome 3, ObraRS2, whole genome shotgun sequence DNA segment encodes these proteins:
- the LOC107303727 gene encoding protein ALP1-like isoform X2, giving the protein MSSSETDGSDASQKSDSTDVDEDGEFAMEILRHHQALQATAFSVACLLGQYFMTYYDKNKPRTSQLSGYAWVLETLRTPGESHHMFRMNSELFCRLHDLLVSTYDLKSTNHMNSIESVAIFLFILGGGESNRRVQNRFKHSGETISRKFEEVLFSVVSMCKDYICPKDPNFRRAHSRIKNDKRMWPHFKNCIGAIDGTHVAVNPPREEYVRYIGRHKSSTQNVMAAVDFDMRFTYASIGQPGSMHDTSVLYHALEVDKDIFPHPPQDAGYPNRPGYMSPYKGQRYHVPEWRNGPPPSGEQEYFNQCHSSARNVVERTFGVWKMKWRILLKMPTYPMDKQEMIIASTMCLHNFIRQNCTSHKYFRRCDRDLDYVPTIPARYAKYVVSQNASDTSTTHSSDRSMDIFRDNLASTLCQSR; this is encoded by the exons ATGTCTTCTAGTGAAACTGATGGAAGTGATGCTTCTCAGAAAAGTGACTCTACTGATGTTGACGAAGATGGTGAGTTTGCTATGGAGATTTTACGACACCATCAAGCTTTGCAAGCGACTGCATTCTcggttgcttgcttgcttggacAATATTTTATGacatattatgataaaaataaaccaagGACATCACAGCTAAGTGGGTATGCATGGGTACTAGAAACTTTGAGGACACCAGGAGAGAGTCATCATATGTTCCGTATGAATAGTGAGCTATTTTGCAGGCTACATGACTTATTGGTGAGTACATATGATCTCAAATCTACCAACCACATGAATTCTATAGAGTCGGTTGCTATTTTCCTATTCATACTTGGAGGCGGTGAATCCAATAGAAGGGTTCAAAATAGGTTCAAACATTCTGGAGAAACAATAAGTAGAAAATTTGAGGAGGTTCTCTTTAGTGTGGTTAGTATGTGCAAGGATTACATATGTCCAAAAGATCCTAACTTTCGAAGAGCTCATAGTCGAATAAAGAATGACAAGAGAATGTGGCCACATTTCAAAAATTGCATTGGTGCCATTGATGGGACTCATGTGGCAGTAAACCCACCACGTGAAGAATATGTTAGATACATTGGTAGACACAAGAGTTCCACTCAGAATGTGATGGCAGCGGTCGACTTTGACATGCGTTTTACCTATGCTTCTATTGGACAACCTGGTTCTATGCATGACACTAGTGTTCTTTATCATGCATTAGAGGTTGATAAAGATATATTTCCACATCCCCCACAAG ATGCTGGATACCCAAATAGACCAGGATATATGTCACCATACAAGGGCCAAAGGTATCATGTTCCTGAATGGAGAAATGGACCTCCTCCAAGTGGAGAGCAAGAGTATTTCAATCAGTGTCACTCAAGTGCACGCAATGTCGTTGAGCGAACCTTTGGTGTGTGGAAGATGAAATGGCGAATCCTTTTAAAGATGCCTACATATCCCATGGACAAGCAAGAAATGATCATTGCTTCGACAATGTGTCTCCATAACTTTATACGTCAGAATTGTACATCCCACAAGTATTTTCGTAGGTGTGATCGTGATCTAGATTATGTCCCGACCATACCTGCAAGATATGCAAAATATGTTGTCTCACAAAATGCATCTGATACGTCTACGACACACTCTAGTGATAGATCCATGGATATATTTCGTGATAACTTAGCAAGCACATTATGTCAATCAAGATGA
- the LOC107303727 gene encoding protein ALP1-like isoform X1, which produces MSSSETDGSDASQKSDSTDVDEDGEFAMEILRHHQALQATAFSVACLLGQYFMTYYDKNKPRTSQLSGYAWVLETLRTPGESHHMFRMNSELFCRLHDLLVSTYDLKSTNHMNSIESVAIFLFILGGGESNRRVQNRFKHSGETISRKFEEVLFSVVSMCKDYICPKDPNFRRAHSRIKNDKRMWPHFKNCIGAIDGTHVAVNPPREEYVRYIGRHKSSTQNVMAAVDFDMRFTYASIGQPGSMHDTSVLYHALEVDKDIFPHPPQGKYYLVDAGYPNRPGYMSPYKGQRYHVPEWRNGPPPSGEQEYFNQCHSSARNVVERTFGVWKMKWRILLKMPTYPMDKQEMIIASTMCLHNFIRQNCTSHKYFRRCDRDLDYVPTIPARYAKYVVSQNASDTSTTHSSDRSMDIFRDNLASTLCQSR; this is translated from the exons ATGTCTTCTAGTGAAACTGATGGAAGTGATGCTTCTCAGAAAAGTGACTCTACTGATGTTGACGAAGATGGTGAGTTTGCTATGGAGATTTTACGACACCATCAAGCTTTGCAAGCGACTGCATTCTcggttgcttgcttgcttggacAATATTTTATGacatattatgataaaaataaaccaagGACATCACAGCTAAGTGGGTATGCATGGGTACTAGAAACTTTGAGGACACCAGGAGAGAGTCATCATATGTTCCGTATGAATAGTGAGCTATTTTGCAGGCTACATGACTTATTGGTGAGTACATATGATCTCAAATCTACCAACCACATGAATTCTATAGAGTCGGTTGCTATTTTCCTATTCATACTTGGAGGCGGTGAATCCAATAGAAGGGTTCAAAATAGGTTCAAACATTCTGGAGAAACAATAAGTAGAAAATTTGAGGAGGTTCTCTTTAGTGTGGTTAGTATGTGCAAGGATTACATATGTCCAAAAGATCCTAACTTTCGAAGAGCTCATAGTCGAATAAAGAATGACAAGAGAATGTGGCCACATTTCAAAAATTGCATTGGTGCCATTGATGGGACTCATGTGGCAGTAAACCCACCACGTGAAGAATATGTTAGATACATTGGTAGACACAAGAGTTCCACTCAGAATGTGATGGCAGCGGTCGACTTTGACATGCGTTTTACCTATGCTTCTATTGGACAACCTGGTTCTATGCATGACACTAGTGTTCTTTATCATGCATTAGAGGTTGATAAAGATATATTTCCACATCCCCCACAAG GTAAATATTATCTTGTAGATGCTGGATACCCAAATAGACCAGGATATATGTCACCATACAAGGGCCAAAGGTATCATGTTCCTGAATGGAGAAATGGACCTCCTCCAAGTGGAGAGCAAGAGTATTTCAATCAGTGTCACTCAAGTGCACGCAATGTCGTTGAGCGAACCTTTGGTGTGTGGAAGATGAAATGGCGAATCCTTTTAAAGATGCCTACATATCCCATGGACAAGCAAGAAATGATCATTGCTTCGACAATGTGTCTCCATAACTTTATACGTCAGAATTGTACATCCCACAAGTATTTTCGTAGGTGTGATCGTGATCTAGATTATGTCCCGACCATACCTGCAAGATATGCAAAATATGTTGTCTCACAAAATGCATCTGATACGTCTACGACACACTCTAGTGATAGATCCATGGATATATTTCGTGATAACTTAGCAAGCACATTATGTCAATCAAGATGA
- the LOC102723030 gene encoding uncharacterized protein LOC102723030 isoform X3, whose translation MPLVLSREKTSTAEVWNKSSWRRRRRWLRRRARRRADGDGDGDGDGDGDGTRSASPVVIFSVGHLLAYTLSLYRLELEKTNPHNLGALYHLQHFAMITTRDHVRKRREEGDDDMMLFIFPALHLLSSRGGKEKKRRHTSKLTGEEHVHELLEGHVKNCRTTFRMEPKIFKALANYLRTERLVRDTRIKVEEKLAFFLYMLSHNASYEDLQVEFGHSSDTFHRHMKHFFNLVIPTLSKRLMKPPDPNQVHLKIERDPRFYPYFKNCLGAIDGTHVPISISSEKAAPFRNRKGTLSQNVMIACDFDMSITFISSGWEGSATDARVLSSAMNNGFKLPPGKFYLVDGGYANTASFLAPYQRVRYHLKEFGRGHHRPQNYKELFNHRHAVLRNHVERTAEATTM comes from the exons ATGCCCCTCGTTTTGAGCCGGGAAAAAACATCGACCGCTGAGGTGTGGAACAAATCCTCGTGGAGGCGCAGGAGAAGATGGctacggcggcgcgcgcgacgtagagccgacggcgacggcgacggtgacggcgacggcgacggcgacgggacAAGGTCCGCCTCTCCGGTGGTCATCTTCTCCGTCGGCCACCTTCTCGCCTATAC ATTGTCCCTGTACCGGTTAGAGTTGGAGAAGACCAACCCCCACAATCTTGGAGCCCTGTACCATCTCCAGCA ttttgcaaTGATTACAACAAGAGATCATGTTAGAAAGAGGAGGGAAGAGGGGGACGATGATATGATGTTGTTTATTTTCCCTGCACTACATCTGTTGAGTTCTAGAggaggaaaggaaaagaagcGTCGTCATACTTCTAAGCTAACAGGGGAGGAACATGTTCATGAGCTACTTGAAGGACATGTCAAGAACTGTCGGACAACATTTAGGATGGaaccaaaaatatttaaagcCCTAGCCAATTACCTTAGAACTGAAAGATTGGTTCGTGATACTAGGATTAAGGTTGAAGAGAAGCTAGCATTCTTCTTATACATGCTTAGTCACAATGCTTCATATGAGGATCTTCAAGTAGAATTTGGGCACAGTAGTGATACCTTTCACCGTCACATGAAACATTTCTTCAACTTGGTTATCCCTACACTATCCAAGCGACTTATGAAGCCTCCTGATCCTAATCAAGTtcatttgaaaattgaaaGAGATCCTCGATTTTATCCTTACTTCAAG aattgtCTTGGTGCAATTGATGGCACCCATGTACCCATATCCATATCATCTGAAAAGGCTGCTCCATTTAGAAATAGGAAAGGGACTCTTAGCCAAAATGTGATGATAGCATGCGATTTTGATATGAGTATCACCTTCATATCTAGTGGATGGGAGGGGTCAGCTACAGATGCTAGAGTTCTTAGCTCCGCAATGAACAATGGTTTCAAACTACCTCCAGGGAAATTCTACTTGGTTGATGGTGGATATGCCAATACTGCTTCTTTTCTTGCACCATATCAAAGAGTTAGGTACCATCTGAAGGAGTTTGGGAGGGGTCATCATAGACCTCAAAACTACAAggaattatttaatcatcGCCATGCGGTATTAAGGAATCATGTTGAAAGGACTGCAG aggcgacgacgatgtAG
- the LOC102723030 gene encoding protein ALP1-like isoform X1 produces MPLVLSREKTSTAEVWNKSSWRRRRRWLRRRARRRADGDGDGDGDGDGDGTRSASPVVIFSVGHLLAYTLSLYRLELEKTNPHNLGALYHLQHFAMITTRDHVRKRREEGDDDMMLFIFPALHLLSSRGGKEKKRRHTSKLTGEEHVHELLEGHVKNCRTTFRMEPKIFKALANYLRTERLVRDTRIKVEEKLAFFLYMLSHNASYEDLQVEFGHSSDTFHRHMKHFFNLVIPTLSKRLMKPPDPNQVHLKIERDPRFYPYFKNCLGAIDGTHVPISISSEKAAPFRNRKGTLSQNVMIACDFDMSITFISSGWEGSATDARVLSSAMNNGFKLPPGKFYLVDGGYANTASFLAPYQRVRYHLKEFGRGHHRPQNYKELFNHRHAVLRNHVERTAGIIKKRFPILKVETFHKIKNQVKIPIAAALLHNIIRSLNGDEQWLDDQPDNIDPQNFVDLPDGNEVND; encoded by the exons ATGCCCCTCGTTTTGAGCCGGGAAAAAACATCGACCGCTGAGGTGTGGAACAAATCCTCGTGGAGGCGCAGGAGAAGATGGctacggcggcgcgcgcgacgtagagccgacggcgacggcgacggtgacggcgacggcgacggcgacgggacAAGGTCCGCCTCTCCGGTGGTCATCTTCTCCGTCGGCCACCTTCTCGCCTATAC ATTGTCCCTGTACCGGTTAGAGTTGGAGAAGACCAACCCCCACAATCTTGGAGCCCTGTACCATCTCCAGCA ttttgcaaTGATTACAACAAGAGATCATGTTAGAAAGAGGAGGGAAGAGGGGGACGATGATATGATGTTGTTTATTTTCCCTGCACTACATCTGTTGAGTTCTAGAggaggaaaggaaaagaagcGTCGTCATACTTCTAAGCTAACAGGGGAGGAACATGTTCATGAGCTACTTGAAGGACATGTCAAGAACTGTCGGACAACATTTAGGATGGaaccaaaaatatttaaagcCCTAGCCAATTACCTTAGAACTGAAAGATTGGTTCGTGATACTAGGATTAAGGTTGAAGAGAAGCTAGCATTCTTCTTATACATGCTTAGTCACAATGCTTCATATGAGGATCTTCAAGTAGAATTTGGGCACAGTAGTGATACCTTTCACCGTCACATGAAACATTTCTTCAACTTGGTTATCCCTACACTATCCAAGCGACTTATGAAGCCTCCTGATCCTAATCAAGTtcatttgaaaattgaaaGAGATCCTCGATTTTATCCTTACTTCAAG aattgtCTTGGTGCAATTGATGGCACCCATGTACCCATATCCATATCATCTGAAAAGGCTGCTCCATTTAGAAATAGGAAAGGGACTCTTAGCCAAAATGTGATGATAGCATGCGATTTTGATATGAGTATCACCTTCATATCTAGTGGATGGGAGGGGTCAGCTACAGATGCTAGAGTTCTTAGCTCCGCAATGAACAATGGTTTCAAACTACCTCCAGGGAAATTCTACTTGGTTGATGGTGGATATGCCAATACTGCTTCTTTTCTTGCACCATATCAAAGAGTTAGGTACCATCTGAAGGAGTTTGGGAGGGGTCATCATAGACCTCAAAACTACAAggaattatttaatcatcGCCATGCGGTATTAAGGAATCATGTTGAAAGGACTGCAGGTATCATAAAGAAGCGCTTCCCCATCCTCAAAGTTGAAACTTTCCACAAAATAAAGAACCAAGTAAAGATACCTATTGCCGCTGCTTTGTTGCATAATATTATCCGGTCACTCAATGGAGATGAACAATGGTTGGATGATCAACCGGATAATATTGACCCACAAAATTTTGTTGATCTACCAGATGGTAATGAAGTCAATGATTAG
- the LOC102723030 gene encoding protein ALP1-like isoform X2 codes for MPLVLSREKTSTAEVWNKSSWRRRRRWLRRRARRRADGDGDGDGDGDGDGTRLSLYRLELEKTNPHNLGALYHLQHFAMITTRDHVRKRREEGDDDMMLFIFPALHLLSSRGGKEKKRRHTSKLTGEEHVHELLEGHVKNCRTTFRMEPKIFKALANYLRTERLVRDTRIKVEEKLAFFLYMLSHNASYEDLQVEFGHSSDTFHRHMKHFFNLVIPTLSKRLMKPPDPNQVHLKIERDPRFYPYFKNCLGAIDGTHVPISISSEKAAPFRNRKGTLSQNVMIACDFDMSITFISSGWEGSATDARVLSSAMNNGFKLPPGKFYLVDGGYANTASFLAPYQRVRYHLKEFGRGHHRPQNYKELFNHRHAVLRNHVERTAGIIKKRFPILKVETFHKIKNQVKIPIAAALLHNIIRSLNGDEQWLDDQPDNIDPQNFVDLPDGNEVND; via the exons ATGCCCCTCGTTTTGAGCCGGGAAAAAACATCGACCGCTGAGGTGTGGAACAAATCCTCGTGGAGGCGCAGGAGAAGATGGctacggcggcgcgcgcgacgtagagccgacggcgacggcgacggtgacggcgacggcgacggcgacgggacAAG ATTGTCCCTGTACCGGTTAGAGTTGGAGAAGACCAACCCCCACAATCTTGGAGCCCTGTACCATCTCCAGCA ttttgcaaTGATTACAACAAGAGATCATGTTAGAAAGAGGAGGGAAGAGGGGGACGATGATATGATGTTGTTTATTTTCCCTGCACTACATCTGTTGAGTTCTAGAggaggaaaggaaaagaagcGTCGTCATACTTCTAAGCTAACAGGGGAGGAACATGTTCATGAGCTACTTGAAGGACATGTCAAGAACTGTCGGACAACATTTAGGATGGaaccaaaaatatttaaagcCCTAGCCAATTACCTTAGAACTGAAAGATTGGTTCGTGATACTAGGATTAAGGTTGAAGAGAAGCTAGCATTCTTCTTATACATGCTTAGTCACAATGCTTCATATGAGGATCTTCAAGTAGAATTTGGGCACAGTAGTGATACCTTTCACCGTCACATGAAACATTTCTTCAACTTGGTTATCCCTACACTATCCAAGCGACTTATGAAGCCTCCTGATCCTAATCAAGTtcatttgaaaattgaaaGAGATCCTCGATTTTATCCTTACTTCAAG aattgtCTTGGTGCAATTGATGGCACCCATGTACCCATATCCATATCATCTGAAAAGGCTGCTCCATTTAGAAATAGGAAAGGGACTCTTAGCCAAAATGTGATGATAGCATGCGATTTTGATATGAGTATCACCTTCATATCTAGTGGATGGGAGGGGTCAGCTACAGATGCTAGAGTTCTTAGCTCCGCAATGAACAATGGTTTCAAACTACCTCCAGGGAAATTCTACTTGGTTGATGGTGGATATGCCAATACTGCTTCTTTTCTTGCACCATATCAAAGAGTTAGGTACCATCTGAAGGAGTTTGGGAGGGGTCATCATAGACCTCAAAACTACAAggaattatttaatcatcGCCATGCGGTATTAAGGAATCATGTTGAAAGGACTGCAGGTATCATAAAGAAGCGCTTCCCCATCCTCAAAGTTGAAACTTTCCACAAAATAAAGAACCAAGTAAAGATACCTATTGCCGCTGCTTTGTTGCATAATATTATCCGGTCACTCAATGGAGATGAACAATGGTTGGATGATCAACCGGATAATATTGACCCACAAAATTTTGTTGATCTACCAGATGGTAATGAAGTCAATGATTAG
- the LOC102723030 gene encoding protein ALP1-like isoform X4 gives MITTRDHVRKRREEGDDDMMLFIFPALHLLSSRGGKEKKRRHTSKLTGEEHVHELLEGHVKNCRTTFRMEPKIFKALANYLRTERLVRDTRIKVEEKLAFFLYMLSHNASYEDLQVEFGHSSDTFHRHMKHFFNLVIPTLSKRLMKPPDPNQVHLKIERDPRFYPYFKNCLGAIDGTHVPISISSEKAAPFRNRKGTLSQNVMIACDFDMSITFISSGWEGSATDARVLSSAMNNGFKLPPGKFYLVDGGYANTASFLAPYQRVRYHLKEFGRGHHRPQNYKELFNHRHAVLRNHVERTAGIIKKRFPILKVETFHKIKNQVKIPIAAALLHNIIRSLNGDEQWLDDQPDNIDPQNFVDLPDGNEVND, from the exons aTGATTACAACAAGAGATCATGTTAGAAAGAGGAGGGAAGAGGGGGACGATGATATGATGTTGTTTATTTTCCCTGCACTACATCTGTTGAGTTCTAGAggaggaaaggaaaagaagcGTCGTCATACTTCTAAGCTAACAGGGGAGGAACATGTTCATGAGCTACTTGAAGGACATGTCAAGAACTGTCGGACAACATTTAGGATGGaaccaaaaatatttaaagcCCTAGCCAATTACCTTAGAACTGAAAGATTGGTTCGTGATACTAGGATTAAGGTTGAAGAGAAGCTAGCATTCTTCTTATACATGCTTAGTCACAATGCTTCATATGAGGATCTTCAAGTAGAATTTGGGCACAGTAGTGATACCTTTCACCGTCACATGAAACATTTCTTCAACTTGGTTATCCCTACACTATCCAAGCGACTTATGAAGCCTCCTGATCCTAATCAAGTtcatttgaaaattgaaaGAGATCCTCGATTTTATCCTTACTTCAAG aattgtCTTGGTGCAATTGATGGCACCCATGTACCCATATCCATATCATCTGAAAAGGCTGCTCCATTTAGAAATAGGAAAGGGACTCTTAGCCAAAATGTGATGATAGCATGCGATTTTGATATGAGTATCACCTTCATATCTAGTGGATGGGAGGGGTCAGCTACAGATGCTAGAGTTCTTAGCTCCGCAATGAACAATGGTTTCAAACTACCTCCAGGGAAATTCTACTTGGTTGATGGTGGATATGCCAATACTGCTTCTTTTCTTGCACCATATCAAAGAGTTAGGTACCATCTGAAGGAGTTTGGGAGGGGTCATCATAGACCTCAAAACTACAAggaattatttaatcatcGCCATGCGGTATTAAGGAATCATGTTGAAAGGACTGCAGGTATCATAAAGAAGCGCTTCCCCATCCTCAAAGTTGAAACTTTCCACAAAATAAAGAACCAAGTAAAGATACCTATTGCCGCTGCTTTGTTGCATAATATTATCCGGTCACTCAATGGAGATGAACAATGGTTGGATGATCAACCGGATAATATTGACCCACAAAATTTTGTTGATCTACCAGATGGTAATGAAGTCAATGATTAG
- the LOC102699849 gene encoding serine/threonine-protein kinase AtPK2/AtPK19-like yields the protein MVSSEISSVTTTHAQGPKLFRGKILLPMGPPDVVPSENIEFDFSDVFGSTAVQTPTDLSILTPDSPAPLAESNEGIYNDPVVIVKRSHSLVGPSSLVSQSLPISKLTLHGSDSSLDLLDCPKEKQGNQGALSDEELDNTEKENGIFGLEDFEVLKLVGQGAFGKVYQVRRKGTSEIYAMKVMRKDKILEKNHAEYMKAERDILTKVDHPFVVQLRYSFQTKYRLYLVLDFINGGHLFFQLYQQGLFREELARIYTAEIVSAVAHLHANGIMHRDLKPENILLDADGHAMLTDFGLAKEFDENTRSNSMCGTVEYMAPEIVQGCGHDKAADWWSVGILLFEMLTGKPPFVGGNRDKVQQKIIKEKIKLPAYLSSEVHSLLKGLLHKEAGRRLGSGPGGSNEIKNHKWFKLVNWKKLDARQIQPSFRPNVAGKTCIANFDECWTSMPVLDSPVASPVAADSNFVGFSYVRPAPFLQRPSPLG from the exons ATGGTTTCCTCTGAAATAAGCTCTGTTACAACAACCCATGCACAAGGTCCCAAGCTCTTTAGAGGGAAGATACTTCTGCCAATGGGCCCTCCAGATGTTGTGCCTTCTGAAAACATTGAGTTTGATTTCTCAGATGTTTTTGGTTCTACAGCAGTCCAGACTCCCACAGATCTGAGCATTCTCACTCCTGACAGTCCTGCACCTTTGGCTGAGTCCAATGAGgggatttacaatgaccctgtGGTTATTGTCAAGAGATCTCATTCTCTTGTTGGTCCAAGTTCACTTGTTAGCCAATCCTTGCCAATTAGCAAACTTACACTGCATGGATCTGATAGCTCATTGGACCTGCTGGATTGTCCTAAAGAAAAGCAAGGTAACCAAGGAGCTCTTAGTGATGAAGAGCTTGATAATACAGAAAAGGAGAATGGTATTTTTGGACTTGAAGACTTTGAAGTCCTGAAGCTTGTTGGCCAAGGGGCATTTGGAAAGGTATATCAAGTGAGGAGGAAAGGCACTTCAGAAATATATGCAATGAAAGTTATGAGGAAGGACAAGATTTTGGAGAAGAACCATGCTGAGTACATGAAAGCAGAGAGAGATATACTGACTAAAGTCGATCATCCTTTTGTAGTACAGCTGAGGTACTCCTTTCAG ACAAAATACCGACTTTACCTTGTGTTGGACTTCATAAATGGGGGCCATCTTTTCTTCCAGCTTTACCAACAGGGCTTGTTTAG GGAGGAGCTTGCACGCATCTACACAGCTGAAATTGTATCTGCTGTAGCCCACCTCCATGCGAATGGAATTATGCACAGGGATCTGAAGCCAGAGAACATCTTATTGGATGCTGATGGACAC GCCATGTTGACTGATTTTGGGCTGGCAAAGGAATTTGATGAAAACACTAGATCAAACTCAATGTGTGGTACTGTTGAGTACATGGCCCCAGAAATTGTTCAAGGCTGTGGTCATGATAAGGCTGCAGACTGGTGGAGTGTGGGAATCCTTCTGTTTGAAATGCTTACAGGAAAG CCTCCATTTGTTGGTGGAAACAGGGACAAAGTTCAGCAGAAGATAATTAAGGAGAAAATTAAGCTTCCAGCATATTTATCTAGTGAAGTTCATTCGTTGCTCAAAGGC TTACTGCACAAAGAAGCTGGCAGGAGGCTGGGAAGTGGACCAGGCGGGAGCAATGAAATAAAGAATCACAAATGGTTCAAGTTAGTAAACTGGAAGAAACTAGATGCCCGACAGATCCAGCCAAGCTTCCGCCCAAATGTTGCTGGCAAAACCTGCATCGCGAACTTTGACGAGTGCTGGACGAGCATGCCCGTGCTGGACTCTCCAGTGGCCAGCCCTGTCGCTGCAGATAGTAACTTCGTGGGATTCAGCTATGTGAGGCCAGCGCCCTTCCTTCAGAGGCCGAGTCCTCTAGGCTGA